CTCTGTATTTTTCAGCTAACTCTGCCATTTTATCTTCTTCTTGTTTTTTCAACTTGGCGTAAAAGCTTTTCTTTTTCCGCCGAAGTTCGGCCCGATTATTGCCACCGATGATAGGTGTTTGTGCAGTTTTTGCGCTCGCATCGCGAAGAGTTCCAGGAACTGTTGAAGGTGTAGAGGATGGAGCAGATGCTCTCGGAGTCATCAAGAGCTTTCGAAAATCATCGTTGGTCATGCGGGCCGACGCGCTAATATCTTCGTCTTCCGGCATTTTGGAAATTTCTAGAAGAATATTTAcataaacatttctaaatttatgTTAACTTTATTAATCGTGAGAAAATTGACAACTGTCCGAAatgcatgtatttaaaaaaaattgaatctatgAGATAATTAAATCGACCAGACGGAAATAAGACAATGCGTATCTTACAGATTTGCCAAAGTTAtgagtatttgattttttaaactgagaccgtggattatcaaaaatattcacaaattatgTTAAGggtgtgattttttaaatctaatatatCTTTTCCTTTCTGATTCTGCTCGAATTTCTCTTCCTCTCTCGAAATTTATTGGAAAAgtccaaaagaattcaaaattaaccAAATTCGCGTTTTCTGCTAAAACGAAACAAGGTACGAATAAAATCAAAGGAAGCAAACTGTTTATCCGACCAAGTTCTACAAAAATGTCCCTTGACACTTTTTCCTACGTCATATAAAACAAAGAAGAAAATACTTTAACAGATTCAACAACTTTTACAtcaaacttttcttttctttgaattcggtattttaaaaataatttatactccACTTTTTCTAGCTTACCTAATTTTTAACCCACGTAAacgttattaaaacttttaaattaagttatttttgggTTTTCATCATACCTTCAAATTgtattgttgagaaaaaaaactTAGAAGATTTTATATCTATTTTCGCAAACTTCTTTACAGAAGTAATTTGATTCCTTTgcctttttttcgtattttatgtCGTAAGTAGCGAAGCAAGTCACGAAACGAAAGGTCAAAAGAAAAGGTGCGATCATTCTTTTTGAAACGTTACAGTCACAGTTTTGAAGCctcat
The sequence above is drawn from the Belonocnema kinseyi isolate 2016_QV_RU_SX_M_011 chromosome 7, B_treatae_v1, whole genome shotgun sequence genome and encodes:
- the LOC117176957 gene encoding protein Red-like produces the protein MPEDEDISASARMTNDDFRKLLMTPRASAPSSTPSTVPGTLRDASAKTAQTPIIGGNNRAELRRKKKSFYAKLKKQEEDKMAELAEKYRDRAKERRSGTSQDYQTEETINSASAYRAVAPDLKSGMDAAELRRQWIENSKFLGGDMEHTHLVKGLDFALLQKVNSK